The following are from one region of the Candidatus Margulisiibacteriota bacterium genome:
- the efp gene encoding elongation factor P has protein sequence MSIAVTELRPGTTIELDKQVFTVVEYNHIKMGRGGAIVRVKLKNLDTGNSTEKTFKSNDKVERAHIERKQMQFIFISGDEYNFMDQETFEQFALTKDIIGDAPNYIKEGDIVQINMHEGRVIGVELPASVALKVKETGSGFKGDSVSNIMKPATLETGFVTQVPMFVKEGEMVLVNTKTGAYIERA, from the coding sequence ATGTCTATAGCGGTCACAGAGCTTCGTCCGGGCACTACGATCGAGCTTGACAAACAGGTGTTTACCGTTGTCGAATACAACCACATAAAGATGGGAAGGGGCGGGGCGATAGTGCGCGTCAAGTTAAAGAACCTGGATACCGGCAACTCCACAGAAAAGACCTTTAAATCAAACGATAAAGTTGAAAGAGCACATATCGAAAGAAAACAGATGCAGTTCATCTTTATCTCAGGGGACGAATACAATTTTATGGATCAGGAAACCTTTGAGCAGTTCGCCCTTACAAAGGACATAATAGGGGACGCGCCCAATTATATAAAAGAAGGCGACATTGTCCAGATCAACATGCACGAGGGAAGAGTTATAGGGGTGGAGCTGCCGGCCTCGGTGGCGCTTAAGGTCAAAGAGACAGGTTCGGGCTTTAAAGGGGACAGTGTTTCAAATATAATGAAGCCGGCAACGCTGGAGACCGGGTTTGTGACGCAGGTCCCGATGTTCGTCAAAGAAGGAGAGATGGTCCTGGTCAACACAAAGACCGGCGCGTATATAGAACGGGCATAA
- the accB gene encoding acetyl-CoA carboxylase biotin carboxyl carrier protein, translated as MDFEQIKKIIKIAEESDVSGLSVEKDGFKVEVKRDKGQIHAVHVAPQHQVAHKVEVPAAKKDEDEGLLAITSPMVGTFYRSPSPDSPPYVEVGSQVEKGKVVCIIEAMKLFNEIESEVSGKIVKILVENGKSVEFGQKLMLIKKP; from the coding sequence ATGGACTTTGAACAGATAAAGAAGATAATAAAGATAGCGGAAGAATCCGATGTATCCGGCCTGAGCGTGGAAAAGGACGGGTTCAAAGTGGAAGTTAAGCGCGACAAAGGACAGATCCATGCAGTTCATGTAGCCCCCCAGCATCAGGTTGCTCACAAAGTTGAAGTTCCCGCAGCAAAAAAGGATGAGGATGAAGGGCTGCTTGCAATAACCTCGCCAATGGTCGGCACCTTTTACCGTTCGCCTTCTCCTGACAGCCCGCCGTATGTTGAGGTCGGTTCCCAGGTGGAAAAAGGTAAGGTGGTTTGCATAATAGAAGCTATGAAACTTTTCAACGAAATAGAATCCGAGGTAAGCGGAAAGATCGTTAAGATACTTGTCGAAAACGGCAAGAGCGTGGAGTTCGGGCAAAAGCTGATGCTTATCAAGAAACCGTAA
- a CDS encoding alanine dehydrogenase, whose translation MSGMGPIISRLPQIRNIGVVREIKQGEGRVGVTPAGAAAFIRMGRTVYVEKDAGIRSGFSNQSYHDAGAIILTGPAAVWKNADMVIKVKEPLRYPVNEFDFLRPDLVLFTYLHLASDLDLARDTAASGVCGFAFETAQKEDGSIPMLACMSEIAGRMAPMEASAIGAPNGAMGLLMSGIPEIAERQNILVLGGGNVGANAAMISLKLGANIRILDINEDRVWNNLERLAANNDNYFDLLSFGHRAAKGSNFVEVGLSNEAAVAEGLDWAHTTIGAALRPGAPAPLLIGSDHFYAMQSGRIILDVAVDQGGISSHTRATTHEKPTFIVDREGRVHGYGDIDTPGTVMYCVANMPGKHARTSTLSLTARTLPYALAMAGGWESAFEQYPELAKGINTLNGHLTLQEVAEPLELMEIFKPLSGF comes from the coding sequence ATGTCAGGAATGGGCCCCATTATCAGCAGGCTGCCTCAGATCAGGAACATAGGAGTTGTAAGGGAGATCAAGCAGGGGGAAGGAAGAGTGGGAGTTACACCTGCCGGAGCGGCAGCTTTTATCCGCATGGGCAGGACAGTATATGTGGAAAAAGATGCCGGCATAAGAAGCGGCTTCAGCAACCAGAGCTATCATGATGCAGGGGCAATAATACTGACAGGCCCCGCAGCTGTCTGGAAAAATGCGGACATGGTAATAAAGGTAAAAGAGCCGCTGCGCTATCCGGTCAACGAATTTGATTTCCTCCGGCCGGACCTTGTGCTTTTTACCTATCTTCATCTTGCCTCGGATCTGGACCTGGCAAGGGACACGGCAGCCTCAGGCGTTTGCGGTTTTGCTTTTGAGACGGCACAAAAAGAGGACGGCTCTATCCCGATGCTTGCCTGTATGAGCGAGATAGCGGGAAGAATGGCGCCTATGGAAGCTTCGGCAATAGGAGCTCCGAACGGCGCCATGGGGCTGTTGATGTCGGGGATACCTGAAATAGCGGAAAGGCAGAACATACTGGTACTTGGCGGAGGCAATGTCGGCGCCAACGCCGCAATGATATCCCTTAAACTGGGGGCCAACATAAGGATACTGGACATCAATGAAGACAGGGTTTGGAACAATCTGGAAAGGCTAGCCGCAAATAATGACAATTATTTCGACTTGCTTTCCTTTGGCCACCGTGCCGCAAAAGGATCGAATTTTGTGGAGGTTGGGCTCTCTAATGAAGCCGCGGTAGCGGAAGGGCTTGACTGGGCGCATACAACTATCGGAGCCGCTTTAAGGCCGGGGGCCCCGGCGCCTCTCTTGATCGGAAGCGATCACTTCTACGCAATGCAGAGCGGAAGGATCATCTTGGATGTGGCAGTGGACCAGGGCGGGATCTCGTCCCACACCAGGGCGACCACGCACGAAAAGCCAACTTTTATCGTGGACCGGGAAGGCAGGGTCCATGGCTACGGGGACATAGATACTCCCGGGACCGTCATGTACTGCGTAGCCAACATGCCCGGAAAGCACGCGAGGACCTCGACCCTCTCTCTCACTGCCAGGACCCTTCCATACGCCCTGGCCATGGCAGGGGGCTGGGAAAGCGCTTTTGAGCAGTACCCCGAACTGGCAAAAGGTATTAATACCTTGAATGGACATTTGACCCTGCAAGAGGTGGCCGAGCCTCTGGAATTGATGGAAATATTTAAGCCTCTTTCCGGTTTTTGA
- the aroF gene encoding 3-deoxy-7-phosphoheptulonate synthase has protein sequence MIIIMKPGASDDQINGVADKLKGLGFGIHLSKGVEQTIIGAIGDKTTLQVETLQMMPGVSKIVAVRKPYKLVSREFHPQDSVINVGAGLKIGAGCPVVVMAGPCSVENREQILATARAVKNAGAHMLRGGAFKPRTSPYSFQGLGEEGLKLLKEAKEETGLPIVTEVMDTRDVALIVKYADMLQIGARNMQNFNLLKEVGKTKKPILLKRGLSATLEELLMSAEYIMSEGNKNVVLCERGIRTFETYTRNTLDLSAVPAIKELSHLPVVVDPSHAVGKWSLVSSMSKAAVASGADGLMIEVCPKPEEAFSDGAQSLTPDNFSKLMEELKTVESVSDRSR, from the coding sequence ATGATAATAATAATGAAGCCCGGGGCAAGCGACGATCAGATAAACGGCGTTGCCGATAAACTTAAGGGGTTGGGCTTTGGAATTCATCTTTCAAAAGGGGTCGAGCAGACCATAATAGGCGCGATAGGGGACAAGACCACTCTGCAGGTAGAGACGCTCCAGATGATGCCCGGCGTATCAAAGATCGTTGCCGTAAGAAAACCCTATAAACTTGTAAGCCGGGAGTTCCATCCGCAGGACAGCGTGATAAATGTTGGGGCCGGACTAAAAATAGGGGCAGGATGCCCGGTGGTAGTTATGGCAGGCCCATGCTCGGTAGAAAACAGAGAACAGATACTGGCCACGGCCCGCGCGGTAAAAAACGCCGGCGCGCATATGTTAAGAGGCGGGGCTTTTAAGCCCAGGACTTCTCCCTACAGCTTTCAGGGCCTCGGGGAAGAAGGTCTTAAACTCCTTAAAGAAGCCAAAGAAGAAACGGGGCTTCCCATTGTTACCGAGGTTATGGACACCAGGGATGTTGCTTTGATAGTCAAATATGCTGACATGCTGCAGATAGGCGCAAGGAACATGCAGAATTTTAACCTGCTCAAGGAAGTTGGAAAGACCAAAAAGCCGATCCTGTTAAAAAGAGGCCTTAGCGCAACGCTGGAAGAACTGCTGATGTCCGCCGAGTACATAATGAGCGAGGGAAATAAGAATGTGGTCCTTTGCGAGCGGGGCATCCGCACTTTTGAGACATATACCAGGAACACTTTAGACCTCAGCGCTGTGCCTGCCATTAAAGAGCTCAGCCATCTGCCTGTGGTGGTGGACCCGAGCCATGCGGTAGGCAAATGGAGCCTGGTCTCATCCATGAGCAAAGCCGCGGTGGCCTCCGGCGCCGACGGGCTTATGATAGAGGTCTGCCCCAAACCGGAAGAGGCTTTTTCTGACGGCGCTCAATCACTTACGCCGGATAATTTCTCAAAATTGATGGAAGAGCTTAAGACAGTTGAGAGCGTTTCAGACAGGAGCAGATAG
- a CDS encoding NAD(P)H-dependent glycerol-3-phosphate dehydrogenase, which yields MINNNQCRSVSIIGAGAWGTTLADLLAKKGLDILLWCFEEQTVQDINSSKENKKFLPGIKLHKNITATADLEESFNNSKVIISVIPCQHIRNTYQDKGLVVSKDVMILSATKGIEKDTLKRPSEIIKELLKAENVAALSGPNLSKEIAQGLPAASVIASSDDNTAKILQEILNTEKFRIYTSDDVIGVELGGALKNVIAIAAGICDGLALGSNAKSALIVRGLAEIKRLGIAAGAKQGTFSGLSGIGDLITTCQSSLSRNHSVGEQLAKGKTLVEIQKSMNAIPEGVDTSVSALKLAERLEVEIPITREVYKVLLEGKKPAESIPSLMGRSLKSE from the coding sequence ATGATTAACAACAACCAATGTAGGTCCGTCTCCATCATCGGCGCCGGCGCATGGGGTACTACCTTGGCGGACCTTTTGGCAAAAAAAGGTCTCGATATCCTTTTGTGGTGTTTTGAAGAGCAGACAGTGCAAGATATTAATTCCTCAAAAGAGAACAAAAAGTTCCTGCCCGGCATAAAACTCCATAAGAACATAACAGCAACGGCTGACCTTGAAGAAAGCTTTAACAACTCAAAAGTTATCATAAGCGTTATCCCCTGTCAGCACATTAGGAACACCTATCAAGATAAGGGGCTTGTTGTCTCAAAGGATGTGATGATACTTAGCGCTACTAAAGGGATAGAAAAGGATACCCTAAAAAGGCCGTCCGAAATAATAAAGGAACTGCTAAAGGCAGAAAATGTCGCGGCCCTCTCCGGCCCCAACCTTTCAAAAGAAATTGCACAGGGTCTTCCGGCGGCTTCTGTCATAGCCTCTTCGGATGATAACACTGCAAAGATACTGCAGGAGATCTTGAACACCGAAAAGTTCAGGATCTACACGAGCGATGATGTGATAGGCGTCGAGCTCGGAGGAGCACTTAAGAATGTTATCGCTATTGCTGCCGGGATCTGCGACGGGCTGGCTCTGGGCAGCAACGCGAAGTCAGCCTTGATAGTACGCGGACTGGCCGAGATCAAGAGGCTTGGAATAGCCGCAGGAGCAAAACAGGGAACATTTTCCGGCCTGTCAGGGATCGGAGACCTGATAACCACCTGCCAGAGCAGCCTTTCAAGGAACCATTCTGTTGGAGAACAGCTGGCAAAAGGAAAGACCCTGGTTGAAATTCAAAAGAGCATGAACGCTATCCCTGAAGGCGTTGACACCTCCGTTTCCGCCTTAAAACTGGCGGAAAGACTTGAAGTTGAGATACCAATAACAAGAGAAGTGTATAAAGTCCTTCTTGAAGGCAAAAAACCCGCTGAGTCGATCCCCAGCCTGATGGGCCGCTCACTCAAGAGCGAGTAG
- the plsY gene encoding glycerol-3-phosphate 1-O-acyltransferase PlsY codes for MTITAIIVLLSYLIGSVPFAYIVAKAKGIDLTKVGSGNIGATNVWRSISPAAGTAVFFLDFFKGYVAVTLVGAGRDLPLLDKPMVVIACAAAVILGHTFSVFLKFKGGKGVATGLGVVFGIAPYNFVLCFALGMGIIALTGYVSLASMTGAVFLSILMFSTRQPAPYAWGILLLAAYVIYKHVPNIKRLINGTENRISWKNR; via the coding sequence ATGACAATTACGGCAATAATCGTTCTGCTTTCATATCTTATTGGCTCTGTGCCGTTTGCCTATATTGTCGCAAAGGCCAAAGGCATAGATCTGACCAAAGTCGGCAGCGGCAACATAGGGGCGACAAATGTGTGGAGGTCCATAAGCCCTGCCGCAGGGACTGCGGTGTTCTTTCTGGATTTTTTCAAGGGTTATGTTGCGGTGACTTTGGTAGGGGCAGGTCGCGACCTGCCCCTACTGGACAAACCTATGGTGGTTATTGCCTGCGCCGCCGCCGTCATACTGGGGCACACATTTTCCGTGTTCCTCAAATTCAAAGGCGGCAAGGGTGTTGCGACCGGGTTGGGCGTGGTCTTTGGCATCGCGCCTTATAATTTTGTTCTGTGCTTTGCGCTTGGAATGGGAATAATCGCTCTCACAGGTTATGTCTCGCTTGCCTCGATGACGGGCGCGGTATTTCTTTCTATACTTATGTTCTCGACAAGGCAGCCCGCCCCTTACGCGTGGGGGATCCTTTTGCTGGCCGCGTATGTCATATATAAACATGTGCCTAATATCAAACGATTGATAAACGGTACGGAAAATAGGATATCGTGGAAAAACAGATAA
- the hflX gene encoding GTPase HflX codes for MTTETAVLAGVAFPQDEISIESSMEELALLAKTAGSFVAGSIVQRREKPDLTTFIGKGKVEELKNLVKARKANLIIFDNELHASQQRNLEEAIGVKVVDRPELIIDIFARHAHTREGRLQVELAQSQFLLTRLSGKGILMSRLGGGIGTRGPGETKLEEDRRKIRKRVAELKRELETLKKTRHTRNLSRKSSGVTAISLVGYTNAGKSSLMNALTRSEVLVEDKLFATLDTTTRKLYLPGDLHALLSDTVGFIQKLPHQLIDAFKATLEEVSDADLLLHVVDSSSSSIEGQINAVYGVLEEIKTINKPIITVFNKRDRPDSMVEKKLLEKYSPAVEISALKKEGLAQLKEAICSCLKRSQLS; via the coding sequence ATGACGACAGAAACCGCTGTTCTTGCGGGGGTCGCCTTCCCGCAGGACGAGATAAGCATCGAAAGTTCTATGGAAGAGCTTGCGCTCCTGGCAAAGACCGCAGGCTCTTTTGTCGCCGGCTCCATCGTCCAGAGAAGAGAAAAACCCGACCTTACAACTTTCATCGGCAAGGGCAAAGTGGAAGAACTAAAGAACCTGGTAAAAGCAAGAAAAGCCAACCTCATCATATTTGACAACGAACTGCATGCCTCACAGCAAAGGAACCTTGAAGAAGCCATCGGTGTAAAAGTGGTGGACAGGCCGGAACTTATTATCGATATTTTTGCCCGCCATGCGCATACCCGCGAAGGCCGGCTTCAGGTAGAGCTGGCGCAGTCGCAGTTCCTTTTGACCCGCCTTTCGGGGAAAGGCATACTGATGTCCCGTCTGGGAGGAGGCATCGGCACCAGGGGCCCGGGGGAAACAAAGCTGGAAGAGGACAGAAGAAAGATCAGGAAAAGAGTGGCCGAGTTAAAAAGAGAGCTTGAAACTCTCAAAAAAACAAGGCACACCAGGAACCTGTCCAGAAAATCTTCAGGGGTTACTGCGATCTCGCTTGTCGGCTATACCAATGCTGGAAAATCTTCGCTTATGAACGCGCTGACAAGGTCGGAGGTCCTGGTAGAGGATAAATTGTTCGCCACGCTGGATACCACGACAAGAAAATTGTATCTTCCCGGGGACCTGCACGCACTGCTCTCCGATACTGTGGGCTTTATCCAAAAACTGCCTCATCAACTTATAGATGCTTTCAAAGCCACGCTCGAAGAAGTATCGGACGCGGACCTGCTTTTGCATGTGGTGGACTCCTCAAGCAGCAGCATAGAGGGGCAGATAAACGCCGTCTACGGAGTGCTGGAGGAGATCAAAACGATCAATAAGCCCATCATAACCGTATTCAATAAGCGGGACAGACCGGATAGCATGGTCGAAAAAAAGCTGCTCGAAAAATACAGTCCTGCGGTAGAGATCAGCGCCTTAAAAAAAGAGGGGCTTGCGCAGCTAAAAGAGGCTATCTGCTCCTGTCTGAAACGCTCTCAACTGTCTTAA